The following proteins are co-located in the Salinigranum halophilum genome:
- a CDS encoding DUF7838 family putative zinc beta-ribbon protein, which yields MSLEMEHHCPDCGEERTFWRSASTLVHLGEKVKWRCSECEYGLVRIGDIDTSAEA from the coding sequence ATGAGCCTGGAGATGGAACACCACTGTCCGGACTGCGGTGAGGAGCGCACCTTCTGGCGGTCGGCGAGTACCCTGGTGCACCTCGGCGAGAAGGTCAAGTGGCGCTGCTCGGAGTGCGAGTACGGCCTCGTCCGCATCGGCGACATCGACACCTCCGCCGAAGCCTGA
- the gcvPB gene encoding aminomethyl-transferring glycine dehydrogenase subunit GcvPB produces MNYDQARFSRDGVYEPLLSEKDETETAVESSLPDDLTRDSVSLPSLSEPELARHYTRLSQMNYGVETGPYPLGSCTMKYNPSFTEDVAALPAGAVHPDRSGESVQGTLAVLHGLQEYLADIGGMDAVTLQPPAGAAGEFTGILVAKAYHEANDDDRSEVIIPASAHGTNFASAAMAGYEVVELPSGEDGRVDLDALEAAVSEETAALMLTNPNTLGLFERDIVDIAELVHDAGGLLYYDGANLNALLGRARPGDMGFDIMHYNVHKTFATPHGGGGPGAGPVGVVADLAEFLPKPRVRRSDGGFELYDPERSIGKVHGTMGNWLVLVKAYAYISRLGDGGLRDASAKAVLNANYLASQLAYDIPYGPFHHEFAATAGDRDAAEVAKRMLDYGVHPPTTKWPELVSEAMLTEPTEVENRSSLDDLAAAFNAAIEEDDETLANAPTRTSARRIDQVGAARNPRLSWHALEEDEN; encoded by the coding sequence ATGAACTACGACCAGGCGCGCTTCAGTCGGGACGGTGTGTACGAGCCCTTGCTGTCGGAGAAAGACGAGACCGAGACTGCGGTGGAGTCGTCGCTGCCGGACGACCTCACCCGCGATTCGGTGTCGCTTCCCTCTCTCTCCGAACCCGAACTGGCCCGCCACTACACCCGACTGTCGCAGATGAACTACGGCGTCGAGACCGGCCCCTATCCGCTCGGGTCGTGCACGATGAAGTACAACCCCTCGTTCACCGAGGACGTCGCGGCGCTGCCCGCCGGGGCGGTCCACCCGGACCGCTCGGGTGAATCGGTGCAGGGGACCCTCGCCGTCCTCCACGGGCTGCAGGAGTATCTGGCTGACATCGGCGGGATGGACGCCGTGACGCTCCAGCCGCCCGCCGGGGCCGCCGGCGAGTTCACGGGCATCCTCGTCGCGAAGGCGTACCACGAGGCGAACGACGACGACCGCTCGGAAGTCATCATCCCTGCCTCGGCCCACGGGACGAACTTCGCGTCGGCCGCGATGGCCGGCTACGAGGTGGTCGAACTCCCCTCGGGTGAAGACGGCCGTGTCGACCTCGACGCCCTGGAGGCGGCCGTGAGCGAGGAGACCGCGGCGCTCATGCTGACGAACCCCAACACGCTGGGGCTGTTCGAACGTGACATCGTCGACATCGCCGAGCTGGTCCACGACGCCGGCGGCCTGCTCTACTACGACGGCGCTAACCTCAACGCCCTGCTCGGGCGGGCCCGCCCCGGCGACATGGGCTTCGACATCATGCACTACAACGTCCACAAGACGTTCGCGACCCCACACGGCGGGGGCGGCCCCGGTGCCGGGCCGGTGGGCGTGGTCGCCGACCTCGCCGAGTTCCTCCCGAAGCCCCGCGTTCGAAGGTCCGACGGCGGCTTCGAGCTGTACGACCCCGAACGCTCCATCGGCAAGGTCCACGGGACGATGGGCAACTGGCTCGTCCTCGTCAAGGCGTACGCGTACATCTCGCGACTCGGCGATGGTGGGCTCAGAGACGCCTCCGCGAAGGCGGTACTGAACGCCAACTACCTCGCCTCGCAACTGGCGTACGACATCCCCTACGGCCCGTTCCACCACGAGTTCGCGGCGACCGCCGGAGACCGCGACGCCGCCGAGGTGGCCAAACGGATGCTCGACTACGGGGTCCACCCGCCGACGACGAAGTGGCCCGAACTCGTCTCCGAGGCGATGCTCACCGAACCCACGGAGGTGGAGAACCGGTCGTCGCTGGACGACCTCGCCGCGGCGTTCAACGCGGCCATCGAAGAGGACGACGAGACGCTCGCGAACGCGCCGACGCGGACGAGCGCGCGGCGTATCGACCAGGTCGGTGCCGCGCGGAACCCACGGCTGTCGTGGCACGCGCTCGAAGAAGACGAGAACTGA
- the gcvPA gene encoding aminomethyl-transferring glycine dehydrogenase subunit GcvPA: MSRSPYAPHTTAETEAMLDVVGVASEDELFDIPDDVAFEGDFGISSKSEAEVRAEIDATLSRNDDLVEFLGRGHYDHYVPSLVSDLSRRSEFLTSYTQYQPEITQGFLQVLFEYQSFIVELTGLPIANCSMYDAATALAEAARLAGRVRQTSGSTVLVPDHLHEGKAGVLDNYVEGAGLRVETYPMDDGAADVDALASLVDDDTVMVYAESPTLHGVVEPSLGTIGDLADDNDALFCLGSDLLALALLEEPASVGADVVVGAADVLGMPTSYGMGLGLFATRDDFLRQVPGRLVGASEDAADNRAFTLTLQTREQHIRKERATSNICTNQAWVALRTAMHVASLGAEGMVDLAEQCVTNARGLAAKLDEVVGVQAPVYDRHHFREFVAHTDQPAEAVASTLEAKGFAVHVVGEHQVQVCITETNDVHADALVAAFEEAA, translated from the coding sequence ATGAGCCGAAGCCCGTACGCACCACACACGACCGCCGAGACCGAGGCCATGCTGGACGTCGTCGGCGTCGCGAGCGAGGACGAACTGTTCGACATCCCCGACGACGTCGCGTTCGAGGGTGACTTCGGTATCAGTTCGAAATCCGAAGCAGAGGTCCGAGCGGAAATCGACGCCACGCTGTCGCGCAACGACGACCTCGTCGAGTTCCTCGGGCGAGGCCACTACGACCACTACGTGCCCTCGCTCGTCTCGGACCTCTCGCGACGCTCGGAGTTTCTCACCTCGTACACGCAGTACCAGCCCGAGATCACCCAGGGCTTCCTGCAGGTACTGTTCGAGTACCAGTCGTTCATCGTCGAGTTGACGGGGCTCCCCATCGCGAACTGCTCGATGTACGACGCCGCGACAGCACTCGCGGAGGCCGCCAGACTCGCCGGCCGCGTCCGGCAGACGAGCGGGTCTACCGTCCTCGTCCCCGACCACCTCCACGAAGGGAAGGCTGGCGTCCTCGACAACTACGTCGAGGGTGCCGGGCTCCGGGTGGAAACGTACCCGATGGACGACGGGGCGGCCGACGTCGACGCCCTCGCGAGCCTCGTCGACGACGACACCGTCATGGTGTACGCGGAGTCACCGACGCTCCACGGCGTCGTCGAGCCGTCGCTCGGCACCATCGGTGACCTCGCCGACGACAACGACGCGCTGTTCTGTCTCGGCTCCGACCTGCTCGCGCTGGCGCTCCTCGAAGAACCCGCGTCGGTCGGTGCCGACGTCGTCGTCGGGGCGGCCGACGTCCTCGGGATGCCGACGAGTTACGGCATGGGACTCGGCCTCTTCGCCACCCGAGACGACTTCCTCAGACAGGTGCCCGGGCGACTGGTCGGCGCGAGCGAGGACGCCGCCGACAACCGCGCCTTCACCCTCACGCTCCAGACGCGCGAACAGCACATCCGCAAGGAGCGCGCCACGTCGAACATCTGCACGAACCAGGCCTGGGTCGCGCTCAGGACGGCGATGCACGTCGCCTCCCTCGGGGCCGAGGGGATGGTCGACCTCGCCGAGCAGTGCGTGACGAACGCCCGCGGCCTCGCCGCGAAACTCGACGAGGTCGTCGGCGTCCAGGCACCCGTCTACGACCGACACCACTTCCGCGAGTTCGTCGCCCACACCGACCAGCCCGCCGAGGCGGTCGCTTCGACACTCGAAGCCAAGGGGTTCGCGGTCCACGTCGTCGGCGAACACCAGGTTCAGGTCTGTATCACGGAGACGAACGACGTGCACGCGGACGCCCTCGTCGCGGCGTTCGAGGAGGCCGCCTGA
- the gcvH gene encoding glycine cleavage system protein GcvH codes for MFEVPDDKRYLESHEWITTDAPVRVGITEFAQDELGDVVFVELPEAGDAVTAGESFGVIESIKAVSDLYAPVSGEVVSVNEELFDRPELVNEDPFGDGWMLELDVDDETVFDDLLSPEEYREQIE; via the coding sequence ATGTTCGAAGTTCCCGACGACAAACGGTATCTAGAATCGCACGAGTGGATTACGACAGACGCCCCGGTGAGAGTCGGCATCACGGAGTTCGCACAGGACGAACTCGGCGACGTGGTGTTCGTCGAGCTCCCCGAAGCGGGCGACGCGGTGACCGCCGGCGAGTCGTTCGGCGTCATCGAATCCATCAAAGCCGTCTCCGACCTCTACGCCCCCGTCTCGGGCGAGGTCGTCTCGGTCAACGAGGAGCTGTTCGACCGGCCGGAGCTCGTCAACGAGGACCCCTTCGGTGACGGCTGGATGCTCGAACTCGACGTCGACGACGAAACGGTGTTCGACGACCTCCTCTCTCCCGAAGAGTACCGCGAGCAGATCGAATGA
- the gcvT gene encoding glycine cleavage system aminomethyltransferase GcvT, with translation MALRKPPLREVHAERDATFTEFGGWDMPVEFDSIRAEHTAVRERAGIFDVSHMSELEVTGPDATTLMQRLTSNDVTALEPGDSQYSTITTAEGTIIDDTVVYRLPEDEGGNAAYLFIPNAGHDAQMSDRWVDHRDEWSLDAEVTNVTDEWAMFAVQGPDAPDLVTEVLGSAPGLARFEAREADLAGVSCLLARTGYTGEAGFEVLCPWDEAESVWDAFVDDDACPPCGLGARDTLRIEMGFLLSGQDFHPDDEPRNPYEAGIGFTVKLDTEFVGRDALERVDREGVDERFVGIELVDRGIARHGYDLTNEDGDTVGHVTSGTMSPTLSKAIALGYVPVDHAEPGQRVDVVVRGDRKRARVVSLPFIDR, from the coding sequence ATGGCCCTTCGGAAGCCGCCGCTACGGGAGGTTCACGCCGAGCGGGACGCGACGTTCACCGAGTTCGGCGGGTGGGACATGCCCGTGGAGTTCGACTCCATTCGAGCCGAGCACACCGCCGTTCGCGAACGGGCCGGCATCTTCGACGTCTCGCACATGAGCGAGCTCGAGGTCACCGGCCCGGACGCGACGACGCTGATGCAGCGACTCACGTCGAACGACGTGACCGCCCTCGAACCCGGTGACTCGCAGTACTCGACGATCACGACCGCCGAAGGGACCATCATCGACGACACCGTCGTCTACCGGCTTCCCGAGGACGAAGGGGGGAACGCCGCGTACCTCTTCATCCCGAACGCCGGCCACGACGCGCAGATGTCCGACCGCTGGGTCGACCACCGCGACGAGTGGAGCCTCGACGCCGAGGTGACGAACGTGACCGACGAGTGGGCCATGTTCGCGGTCCAGGGCCCCGACGCGCCCGACCTCGTCACCGAAGTGCTCGGTTCCGCACCCGGGCTGGCCAGGTTCGAAGCCCGCGAGGCCGACCTCGCAGGCGTCTCGTGTCTGCTCGCACGCACAGGCTACACCGGTGAGGCCGGCTTCGAGGTGCTCTGTCCCTGGGACGAGGCCGAGTCGGTGTGGGACGCCTTCGTCGACGACGACGCCTGCCCGCCCTGCGGGCTCGGCGCGCGCGACACGCTCCGTATCGAGATGGGGTTTCTGCTCTCCGGGCAGGACTTCCACCCTGATGACGAGCCACGCAATCCGTACGAGGCCGGCATCGGCTTCACGGTCAAACTCGACACCGAGTTCGTGGGTCGCGACGCGCTCGAGCGCGTCGACCGGGAGGGCGTCGACGAGCGGTTCGTCGGTATCGAGCTCGTCGACCGCGGCATCGCTCGGCACGGCTACGACCTCACGAACGAGGACGGCGACACCGTCGGCCACGTCACCAGCGGGACGATGAGCCCGACGCTCTCGAAGGCCATCGCCCTCGGCTACGTCCCCGTCGACCACGCCGAGCCCGGCCAGCGGGTCGACGTCGTCGTCCGCGGAGACAGAAAGCGGGCACGGGTCGTCTCGCTGCCCTTCATCGACCGCTAA
- a CDS encoding NYN domain-containing protein produces MNLLQRLFAEDSSAEPRVALFVDGPNVLRDEFDVDLDDVRAAAREHGRLTTTRLYVDEHATPGLIQAAEARGFNVVVTSGDVDVKLAVDLTRQVVESRVDVVAIVSRDTDFKPALEVANEYGLRTVAIAPGTHGRSDALPNAATESVTLDE; encoded by the coding sequence ATGAACCTCCTCCAGCGGCTGTTCGCCGAGGACTCCTCTGCCGAGCCGCGAGTCGCGCTGTTCGTCGACGGGCCGAACGTCCTCCGCGACGAGTTCGACGTCGACCTCGACGACGTCCGAGCGGCCGCACGCGAACACGGTCGACTCACCACGACTCGGCTGTACGTCGACGAACACGCGACGCCGGGGCTGATTCAGGCGGCCGAAGCACGCGGGTTCAACGTCGTCGTCACGAGCGGGGACGTCGACGTCAAACTGGCCGTCGACCTCACACGACAGGTCGTCGAGTCGCGGGTGGACGTCGTCGCCATCGTCTCCCGTGATACGGATTTCAAACCGGCGCTCGAGGTGGCGAACGAGTACGGCCTCCGGACCGTCGCGATTGCCCCGGGGACGCACGGACGGTCCGACGCACTCCCGAACGCTGCGACCGAGAGCGTGACCCTCGACGAGTGA
- a CDS encoding TatD family hydrolase gives MDLDTPVLDNHLHLDPEHGQGIDAVEDFARVGGTHLLVVNKPSWHLGVEAEVGEDFRAVFETTLAVVERATEVLPGRAWPVLGVHPGLVSRLVDERGFEPAEARDLMCDGLDVAAEYVRTGRALAVKSGRPHYDVSDPVWEASNDVLRHALSLGADCDCAVQLHTESTEDLTDVATWADECGLPPGQVVKHYAGPRLVGVTPSVMSEPDWLREAAESGGRFLMETDFIDDPDRPGAVLGPKTVPRRVRTLLDEGYDDAVRRAHVETPRRVYGIDTEATLSD, from the coding sequence ATGGACCTCGACACGCCGGTGTTGGACAACCACCTCCATCTGGACCCCGAACACGGACAGGGAATCGACGCCGTCGAAGACTTCGCCCGCGTCGGCGGGACGCACCTCCTCGTCGTCAACAAGCCCTCCTGGCACCTCGGCGTGGAGGCCGAGGTCGGTGAGGATTTCCGCGCCGTGTTCGAGACGACGTTGGCGGTCGTCGAGCGGGCGACCGAGGTACTCCCGGGGCGAGCCTGGCCCGTCCTCGGCGTGCACCCTGGGCTCGTCTCTCGGCTGGTCGACGAGCGGGGGTTCGAGCCGGCCGAGGCGCGCGACCTGATGTGCGACGGGCTCGACGTCGCGGCGGAGTACGTGCGAACGGGACGGGCACTGGCGGTGAAGTCGGGACGTCCCCACTACGACGTCTCCGACCCGGTGTGGGAGGCGTCGAACGACGTGCTCCGCCACGCGCTCTCGCTCGGTGCCGACTGCGATTGTGCGGTCCAGCTTCACACCGAATCGACCGAGGACCTGACCGACGTGGCGACGTGGGCCGACGAGTGCGGCCTGCCGCCGGGACAGGTGGTCAAACACTACGCCGGGCCCCGGTTGGTGGGTGTCACGCCGAGCGTCATGAGCGAACCCGATTGGCTCCGGGAGGCGGCCGAGTCGGGAGGGCGGTTCCTCATGGAGACCGACTTCATCGACGACCCCGACCGCCCGGGGGCCGTCCTGGGCCCGAAGACGGTCCCGCGCCGGGTGCGGACGCTCCTCGACGAAGGCTACGACGACGCCGTTCGACGCGCGCACGTGGAGACGCCACGACGGGTGTACGGCATCGACACCGAGGCGACGCTTTCGGACTGA
- a CDS encoding DUF2150 family protein, whose protein sequence is MTEVEETYYTDERWQNWLSRVAEEDLDPESEESARLLFNMQDDAAIAVAKVLSAYKDETIDQETALEELRDIGEIVLSEVDFESEEKLMLVDGVQMSLRCVFAAGEEYVAGGPAPEGAIPEHIEAAVAAEADEDLDTAFAHVVQAGTLVIEDDEELDVSVLEDIEYGLVSDWVSGLDSLQSALADPEVIEEEDDE, encoded by the coding sequence ATGACCGAGGTTGAGGAGACCTACTACACCGACGAACGGTGGCAGAACTGGCTATCACGGGTCGCCGAGGAGGACCTAGACCCCGAAAGCGAGGAGTCCGCACGGCTCCTGTTCAACATGCAGGACGACGCGGCCATCGCCGTCGCGAAGGTCCTCTCCGCGTACAAGGACGAGACCATCGACCAGGAGACGGCCCTCGAAGAGCTCCGCGACATCGGCGAAATTGTCCTCTCGGAGGTCGACTTCGAGAGCGAGGAGAAGCTCATGCTCGTCGACGGCGTCCAGATGAGCCTTCGCTGCGTCTTCGCCGCGGGTGAGGAGTACGTCGCCGGCGGCCCCGCTCCCGAGGGGGCCATCCCCGAGCACATCGAAGCGGCCGTCGCCGCCGAGGCGGACGAGGACCTCGACACCGCCTTCGCTCACGTCGTCCAGGCGGGTACGCTCGTCATCGAGGACGACGAGGAACTCGACGTCTCCGTGTTAGAGGACATCGAGTACGGCCTCGTCTCCGACTGGGTCTCCGGACTGGACTCACTGCAGTCGGCGCTCGCTGACCCCGAAGTCATCGAGGAAGAAGACGACGAGTAG
- a CDS encoding Ig-like domain-containing protein — protein MLGDDRGQSIQIGAILLFGILVLGLAVAQTVVVPAENEGVEFNGYVETTEDLVTLQNDVLAAGTRGDEQAEAVKTGVRYPSRAVLVNPGPPVGRLETTPPQNVTVSGAEVVSGAPTNARGFWSATGHNYSTRGVRFSPAYNNVDVPPIEVTGTGTYRLTDNGPLALSSGTFISGTRLTIVTVEGDLSTSSLSTSVAATPVSVATRSVTLRERAGAALTVTVPVPGNGTEAAAVAWNRSSAAASLRETPAVEATAVNGSRVDVTLDGSNTFELRLARVAVHDAGDSGVDTDTEPQYLVPLNANGTEVPTVGARELSVEVRDRYNNPVGGADVAFTATGGSVDSATVTTAADGTATVAFDIADATDTATVTAAIDGAGVSPYNSTTVRLVRQGSGGDGGGINPAGGNDLALQSAELADAAGSPINNNKKADTVRVEFENFDTSASKNLTKVKLSFYSVDAQSGSRDAAPESATFDPVGSGPALTLNTGSDFENSSVVFGPGQTRAVVMTFYENQNGGGSAFEPQRGDFYVLSVFIDLDGDGAGDTTATYFIAPR, from the coding sequence ATGCTCGGCGACGACCGTGGACAGTCGATACAGATCGGCGCGATTCTGTTGTTCGGAATCCTCGTCCTCGGCCTCGCGGTCGCCCAGACGGTCGTGGTGCCCGCGGAGAACGAGGGCGTGGAGTTCAACGGCTACGTCGAGACCACGGAGGACCTCGTCACCCTCCAGAACGACGTGCTCGCCGCCGGCACACGGGGCGACGAACAGGCCGAGGCGGTCAAGACGGGCGTCCGCTACCCATCTCGGGCCGTTCTCGTCAATCCCGGCCCACCGGTGGGCAGACTCGAGACGACACCGCCACAGAACGTCACTGTCTCCGGCGCGGAGGTCGTCTCCGGCGCGCCGACCAACGCGCGTGGGTTCTGGAGTGCGACCGGTCACAACTACAGCACGCGCGGCGTCCGCTTTTCGCCCGCGTACAACAACGTCGACGTCCCACCCATCGAGGTGACGGGAACCGGGACGTATCGGCTCACCGACAACGGCCCCCTGGCGCTCTCCAGCGGGACGTTCATCTCCGGGACCCGCCTCACCATCGTGACCGTCGAGGGGGACCTCAGCACCTCGTCGCTGTCGACCTCCGTCGCGGCCACACCGGTGAGCGTCGCCACGCGGTCGGTGACGCTCCGCGAACGGGCCGGTGCGGCGTTGACCGTCACTGTCCCGGTGCCCGGAAACGGTACCGAAGCGGCTGCCGTGGCGTGGAATCGGTCGAGCGCCGCGGCGTCGCTCCGGGAGACCCCCGCCGTCGAGGCGACGGCCGTCAACGGCTCGCGCGTCGACGTCACGCTCGACGGGTCGAACACGTTCGAACTCCGGCTCGCGCGAGTCGCCGTCCACGACGCCGGCGACTCCGGCGTCGACACCGACACCGAGCCGCAGTATCTCGTCCCGCTGAACGCGAACGGGACCGAGGTGCCGACGGTCGGGGCGAGAGAACTCTCCGTCGAGGTGCGTGACCGGTACAACAACCCCGTCGGCGGGGCCGACGTCGCGTTCACCGCCACCGGTGGGAGTGTCGACAGCGCGACGGTGACGACGGCTGCCGACGGCACCGCGACAGTCGCGTTCGACATCGCGGACGCCACCGACACCGCCACGGTCACCGCCGCAATCGACGGCGCGGGCGTCAGTCCGTACAACTCGACGACCGTTCGCCTCGTCCGGCAGGGGTCGGGCGGTGACGGCGGCGGAATCAATCCCGCGGGCGGGAACGACCTCGCGCTACAGTCGGCCGAACTGGCCGACGCGGCCGGGAGTCCGATCAACAACAACAAGAAGGCCGACACGGTTCGCGTCGAGTTCGAGAACTTCGACACGAGCGCGTCGAAGAACCTCACCAAGGTCAAGCTCAGCTTCTACAGCGTCGACGCACAGAGCGGCAGCAGAGACGCCGCCCCCGAAAGCGCCACGTTCGATCCGGTCGGCTCGGGTCCCGCGTTGACGCTCAACACCGGGAGCGACTTCGAGAACTCCAGCGTCGTGTTCGGTCCGGGACAGACCCGAGCCGTCGTCATGACGTTCTACGAGAACCAGAACGGTGGCGGCTCGGCGTTCGAGCCACAGCGAGGGGACTTCTACGTTCTCAGCGTCTTCATCGACCTCGACGGGGACGGGGCGGGCGACACGACGGCGACCTACTTCATCGCACCGCGGTGA
- a CDS encoding type IV pilin N-terminal domain-containing protein, whose translation MSDTGGRRGQIEGVGVVLLTAIVILGVGTFGAFYLGTLDPGDNASADLRVVATNDTTDATGEVTVTVKHMGGEPVDDGMVLLRDRDESYPLPDHFEEGTEWETSVTVAPVGSRLHVVVVENATESVVFNSPVTVRDGTPPATPASTATPVSTTTPASTATPTVGDGGDDSGVRDPGFAYLDYDGDRRYDSGTEDARVDLADNDNGDVVYTAPSDSREPTLVVPDSVSGGELRARNGKVRLVADSVDLDVSLTSTTGSVEVVSRSGTTYLGSGDSLYGRNGQVLLASAGDVLADGVTFRSDTSEVSLTGSTVSLSAGTVDARNGPVTIDASGDVDASGASIASATSAVSVTGGTVDLSGATVTAGNNAITVAGDDDVNADGATIHSGTSTVRVTGTTVRLSGATVTSDNRDVTIDATGVVDADGDTVFRSSNTLSVSGSSVDVSGATLESTNRGITLTADAADVDIRNAELTTASRWQDAIADVTGGGTVLLDGFKLDGDKRLDVRPDSAYEPQSKRYKNKVE comes from the coding sequence ATGAGCGATACCGGAGGCCGCAGAGGGCAAATCGAGGGGGTCGGCGTGGTACTCCTGACCGCCATCGTCATCCTCGGCGTCGGGACGTTCGGCGCGTTCTACCTCGGTACCCTCGACCCGGGCGACAACGCGAGCGCGGACCTCCGCGTGGTGGCGACCAACGACACCACTGACGCGACCGGCGAGGTGACGGTAACGGTGAAACATATGGGGGGTGAACCGGTCGACGACGGGATGGTGCTCCTCCGAGACCGGGACGAGTCGTACCCGTTACCGGACCACTTCGAGGAGGGGACGGAGTGGGAGACGTCGGTCACCGTCGCGCCCGTCGGGAGTCGACTGCACGTCGTCGTCGTCGAGAACGCCACCGAGTCCGTCGTGTTCAACAGCCCTGTGACGGTGCGCGATGGGACGCCGCCAGCGACGCCCGCTTCAACGGCGACGCCCGTGTCGACAACGACGCCCGCATCGACGGCGACGCCGACTGTCGGCGACGGTGGGGACGACAGCGGGGTTCGTGACCCCGGATTCGCCTACCTCGACTACGACGGCGACCGCAGGTACGACAGCGGGACGGAAGACGCGCGAGTCGACCTCGCCGACAACGACAACGGCGACGTCGTCTACACCGCCCCGTCGGACTCCCGAGAGCCGACGCTCGTCGTGCCAGATAGCGTCAGTGGGGGCGAGCTCCGGGCCCGGAACGGGAAGGTCCGGTTGGTGGCCGACAGCGTTGACTTGGACGTGAGTCTGACGTCGACGACGGGTTCGGTCGAGGTCGTCTCTCGGAGCGGAACGACCTACCTCGGCTCGGGCGACTCGCTGTACGGGCGGAACGGTCAGGTGTTGCTCGCCTCCGCCGGCGACGTCCTCGCGGACGGTGTGACGTTCCGGTCCGACACGAGCGAGGTGTCGCTCACGGGGAGCACCGTGTCCCTCAGCGCTGGGACAGTCGACGCCCGGAACGGGCCCGTCACCATCGACGCGAGCGGGGACGTAGACGCGAGCGGCGCGAGCATCGCGTCCGCCACGAGTGCCGTCTCCGTCACCGGAGGTACCGTCGACCTCTCGGGAGCGACCGTGACAGCGGGCAACAACGCGATAACGGTCGCCGGTGACGATGACGTCAACGCCGACGGGGCGACCATCCACTCGGGGACCAGCACGGTCCGAGTCACCGGAACCACTGTACGGTTGAGCGGGGCGACAGTGACGTCGGACAACAGGGACGTGACGATAGACGCGACCGGTGTCGTCGACGCCGACGGAGACACGGTCTTCCGATCGTCCAACACCCTTTCGGTGAGTGGGTCGTCTGTCGACGTGAGCGGGGCGACGCTCGAGAGCACGAACCGGGGAATCACGCTCACGGCGGACGCCGCGGACGTCGACATCCGGAACGCAGAACTCACCACGGCGTCACGGTGGCAAGACGCGATCGCCGACGTTACCGGCGGCGGGACCGTCCTGCTCGACGGATTCAAACTCGACGGAGACAAGCGACTCGACGTCCGCCCCGACAGCGCGTACGAACCCCAGTCGAAGAGGTACAAGAACAAGGTCGAGTGA